A DNA window from Salvelinus sp. IW2-2015 linkage group LG4q.1:29, ASM291031v2, whole genome shotgun sequence contains the following coding sequences:
- the fer gene encoding tyrosine-protein kinase Fer isoform X1 yields MGFGRDLRNSHDGLLKLQDWELKLLETVKRFMTLRVKSDKEYASLLLNISQQVEKHDNSSQMDYISNVSKSWAHVVQQTEQLSKIMKCHAEELNSGPLHRLTMMIKDKQQVKKSYQSIHTQIESEMNKVTKSDLEKLKGTYRQLTKDAHSAKEKYREAMVKGKEPEKARERYDKTTMKLHNLHNQYVLAVRSAQLHQEHYHDTTLPLLLDSLQKMQEEMICALKGILEEYSEITSLLTDEIVKVHKEIHTSIDQIDPVSEYEHFIEVYRSPETKEPDVEFDISLLEETENLQANEILWNNLTADSLQAMLKSTSDELVLTQQSLRSKEDLMQDLENKIEESTRTCERKSDAVLLLSQKQSLEDLRQTVQLLRCTEAKLGAQKDLLDHKMQENEGKELPPMVNYEDDARSVNSMDKGKDKISKFDTLRHSIAGIIRSPKSVLGSSSQFFDVIPTSEKPLGDQEWYHGAIPRTEAQELLKQQGDFLVRESHGKPGEYVLSVFSDGQRRHFIIQFADNQYRFEGTGFPTIPQLIEHHYTTKQVITKKSGVVLLNPVVKDKKWILNHEDVILGELLGKGNFGEVFKGTLRDKTPVAVKTCKEDLPQELKIKFLSEARILKQYDHANIVKLIGVCTQRQPIYIVMELVPGGDFLSFLRKKKEDLKTKQLVKFSLDAAAGMAYLELKNCIHRDLAARNCLVGESNLLKISDFGMSRQEDDGIYSSSGLKQIPIKWTAPEALNYGRYSSESDVWSYGILLWETFSLGVCPYPGMTNQQAREQVEKGYRMSCPQKCPDEVYKVMQKCWEYKPENRPKFADLQKELASVKKK; encoded by the exons ATGGGGTTCGGACGGGACCTGCGGAACTCCCACGACGGGCTGTTGAAGCTGCAGGACTGGGAGCTGAAGCTGCTGGAGACGGTGAAGCGCTTCATGACGCTACGGGTGAAGAGCGACAAGGAGTacgcctctctcctcctcaacatCAGCCAGCAGGTGGAAAAGCACGACAACTCCTCCCAGATGGACTACATCAGCAACGTCTCCAAG TCTTGGGCCCACGTGGTCCAGCAGACGGAACAGCTGAGTAAAATCATGAAGTGTCACGCGGAGGAGCTGAACTCGGGCCCTCTGCACAGACTCaccatgatgatcaaagacaagcAGCAGGTCAAGAAGAGCTACCAGAGCATCCACACACAGATCGAGTCCGAGATGAACAAG GTGACAAAAAGTGACCTAGAAAAGTTAAAGGGCACTTATAGACAATTGACAAAGGATGCCCACAGTGCCAAAGAAAAATACAGAGAAGCAATGGTGAAAG GCAAGGAGCCAGAGAAGGCGAGGGAGCGCTACGACAAGACCACTATGAAGTTGCACAACCTCCACAACCAGTACGTGCTGGCGGTGCGGAGCGCCCAGCTCCACCAGGAGCACTACCACGACACCACGCTGCCCCTCCTCCTCGACTCCCTGCAGAAGATGCAGGAGGAGATGATCTGTGCACT GAAAGGGATTTTGGAGGAATACAGTGAAATTACCAGTCTCTTAACTGATGAAATAGTGAAGGtccacaaagaaatacacacGTCCATCGACCAAATTGACCCTGTGTCAGAGTATGAACACTTCATTGAGGTCTACAG GTCTCCAGAAACCAAAGAACCGGATGTAGAGTTTGACATTTCACTGTTGGAGGAAACAGAGAATCTTCAAGCAAACGAGATCCTATGGAACAATTTGACTGCAGACAGTTTACAAGCGAT GCTAAAATCCACATCAGATGAGCTGGTCCTCACTCAGCAGAGCCTACGCAGCAAGGAGGATCTTATGCAGGACCTGGAGAACAAGATCGAGGAGTCCACCAGAACATGTGAAAGGAAGTCTGA TGCGGTTCTGCTGCTCAGTCAGAAGCAGTCTCTGGAGGATCTGAGGCAGACTGTCCAGTTGCTGCGCTGCACCGAGGCCAAGCTGGGCGCCCAGAAGGACCTGCTCGACCACAAGATGCAGGAGAACGAGGGCAAGGAGCTGCCCCCCATGGTCAACTACGAGGACGATGCGCGCTCAGTCAACTCCATG GACAAAGGCAAAGACAAGATATCAAAGTTTGACACCTTGCGTCATTCCATCGCCGGTATCATCCGCTCTCCGAAATCTGTCCTTGGCTCATCATCT CAGTTTTTTGACGTGATCCCGACCAGTGAGAAGCCCCTGGGGGACCAGGAGTGGTACCACGGGGCCATCCCCAGGACCGAGGCCCAGGAGCTGCTCAAGCAGCAAGGCGACTTCCTGGTCCGGGAGAGCCATGGCAAGCCTGGCGAGTAcgtcctgtctgtcttctccgACGGACAACGGAGACACTTCATCATCCAGTTTGCAGAC AACCAGTATCGTTTTGAAGGCACTGGCTTCCCGACCATTCCTCAGTTAATTGAACACCATTACACCACAAAGCAAGTCATTACCAAGAAGTCAGGGGTGGTGCTTTTAAACCCAGTCGTCAAG GATAAAAAATGGATACTCAACCATGAGGATGTTATTCTTGGAGAGCTTCTTGGCAAA GGCAACTTTGGTGAGGTATTCAAAGGAACATTGCGGGACAAGACTCCTGTGGCAGTCAAGACATGTAAAGAGGATCTTCCACAGGAGCTGAAGATCAAATTCCTATCAGAAGCCAG GATCCTGAAGCAGTATGACCACGCGAACATTGTGAAGCTGATAGGCGTCTGCACACAACGGCAGCCTATTTACATTGTGATGGAGCTAGTGCCAG GAGGGGACTTCTTGTCATTCCTCCGGAAGAAGAAGGAAGACCTGAAGACCAAACAGCTGGTGAAGTTTTCTTTAGATGCTGCTGCAGGAATGGCTTACCTCGAGCTCAAAAACTGCATCCACAG GGATCTGGCTGCCAGGAACTGTCTGGTGGGAGAGAGCAACCTGCTGAAGATCAGCGACTTTGGGATGTCGAGACAAGAGGACGATGGGATCTACTCGTCGTCCGGCCTCAAACAGATCCCCATCAAGTGGACGGCTCCAGAGGCATTAAATTATG GGAGATACAGCTCGGAGAGTGACGTGTGGAGCTATGGGATCCTCCTATGGGAAACGTTTAGTCTCGGAGTGTGTCCTTACCCTGGGATGACCAACCAGCAGGCCAGAGAGCAAGTGGAGAAAG GCTACAGAATGTCCTGTCCACAAAAGTGCCCTGATGAGGTTTACAAAGTCATGCAGAAGTGCTGGGAGTACAAGCCTGAAAACCGGCCAAAGTTTGCCGACCTTCAGAAAGAACTGGCCTCGGTCAAGAAAAAATAG
- the fer gene encoding tyrosine-protein kinase Fer isoform X2 yields MGFGRDLRNSHDGLLKLQDWELKLLETVKRFMTLRVKSDKEYASLLLNISQQVEKHDNSSQMDYISNVSKSWAHVVQQTEQLSKIMKCHAEELNSGPLHRLTMMIKDKQQVKKSYQSIHTQIESEMNKVTKSDLEKLKGTYRQLTKDAHSAKEKYREAMVKGKEPEKARERYDKTTMKLHNLHNQYVLAVRSAQLHQEHYHDTTLPLLLDSLQKMQEEMICALKGILEEYSEITSLLTDEIVKVHKEIHTSIDQIDPVSEYEHFIEVYRSPETKEPDVEFDISLLEETENLQANEILWNNLTADSLQAMLKSTSDELVLTQQSLRSKEDLMQDLENKIEESTRTCERKSDAVLLLSQKQSLEDLRQTVQLLRCTEAKLGAQKDLLDHKMQENEGKELPPMVNYEDDARSVNSMDKGKDKISKFDTLRHSIAGIIRSPKSVLGSSSFFDVIPTSEKPLGDQEWYHGAIPRTEAQELLKQQGDFLVRESHGKPGEYVLSVFSDGQRRHFIIQFADNQYRFEGTGFPTIPQLIEHHYTTKQVITKKSGVVLLNPVVKDKKWILNHEDVILGELLGKGNFGEVFKGTLRDKTPVAVKTCKEDLPQELKIKFLSEARILKQYDHANIVKLIGVCTQRQPIYIVMELVPGGDFLSFLRKKKEDLKTKQLVKFSLDAAAGMAYLELKNCIHRDLAARNCLVGESNLLKISDFGMSRQEDDGIYSSSGLKQIPIKWTAPEALNYGRYSSESDVWSYGILLWETFSLGVCPYPGMTNQQAREQVEKGYRMSCPQKCPDEVYKVMQKCWEYKPENRPKFADLQKELASVKKK; encoded by the exons ATGGGGTTCGGACGGGACCTGCGGAACTCCCACGACGGGCTGTTGAAGCTGCAGGACTGGGAGCTGAAGCTGCTGGAGACGGTGAAGCGCTTCATGACGCTACGGGTGAAGAGCGACAAGGAGTacgcctctctcctcctcaacatCAGCCAGCAGGTGGAAAAGCACGACAACTCCTCCCAGATGGACTACATCAGCAACGTCTCCAAG TCTTGGGCCCACGTGGTCCAGCAGACGGAACAGCTGAGTAAAATCATGAAGTGTCACGCGGAGGAGCTGAACTCGGGCCCTCTGCACAGACTCaccatgatgatcaaagacaagcAGCAGGTCAAGAAGAGCTACCAGAGCATCCACACACAGATCGAGTCCGAGATGAACAAG GTGACAAAAAGTGACCTAGAAAAGTTAAAGGGCACTTATAGACAATTGACAAAGGATGCCCACAGTGCCAAAGAAAAATACAGAGAAGCAATGGTGAAAG GCAAGGAGCCAGAGAAGGCGAGGGAGCGCTACGACAAGACCACTATGAAGTTGCACAACCTCCACAACCAGTACGTGCTGGCGGTGCGGAGCGCCCAGCTCCACCAGGAGCACTACCACGACACCACGCTGCCCCTCCTCCTCGACTCCCTGCAGAAGATGCAGGAGGAGATGATCTGTGCACT GAAAGGGATTTTGGAGGAATACAGTGAAATTACCAGTCTCTTAACTGATGAAATAGTGAAGGtccacaaagaaatacacacGTCCATCGACCAAATTGACCCTGTGTCAGAGTATGAACACTTCATTGAGGTCTACAG GTCTCCAGAAACCAAAGAACCGGATGTAGAGTTTGACATTTCACTGTTGGAGGAAACAGAGAATCTTCAAGCAAACGAGATCCTATGGAACAATTTGACTGCAGACAGTTTACAAGCGAT GCTAAAATCCACATCAGATGAGCTGGTCCTCACTCAGCAGAGCCTACGCAGCAAGGAGGATCTTATGCAGGACCTGGAGAACAAGATCGAGGAGTCCACCAGAACATGTGAAAGGAAGTCTGA TGCGGTTCTGCTGCTCAGTCAGAAGCAGTCTCTGGAGGATCTGAGGCAGACTGTCCAGTTGCTGCGCTGCACCGAGGCCAAGCTGGGCGCCCAGAAGGACCTGCTCGACCACAAGATGCAGGAGAACGAGGGCAAGGAGCTGCCCCCCATGGTCAACTACGAGGACGATGCGCGCTCAGTCAACTCCATG GACAAAGGCAAAGACAAGATATCAAAGTTTGACACCTTGCGTCATTCCATCGCCGGTATCATCCGCTCTCCGAAATCTGTCCTTGGCTCATCATCT TTTTTTGACGTGATCCCGACCAGTGAGAAGCCCCTGGGGGACCAGGAGTGGTACCACGGGGCCATCCCCAGGACCGAGGCCCAGGAGCTGCTCAAGCAGCAAGGCGACTTCCTGGTCCGGGAGAGCCATGGCAAGCCTGGCGAGTAcgtcctgtctgtcttctccgACGGACAACGGAGACACTTCATCATCCAGTTTGCAGAC AACCAGTATCGTTTTGAAGGCACTGGCTTCCCGACCATTCCTCAGTTAATTGAACACCATTACACCACAAAGCAAGTCATTACCAAGAAGTCAGGGGTGGTGCTTTTAAACCCAGTCGTCAAG GATAAAAAATGGATACTCAACCATGAGGATGTTATTCTTGGAGAGCTTCTTGGCAAA GGCAACTTTGGTGAGGTATTCAAAGGAACATTGCGGGACAAGACTCCTGTGGCAGTCAAGACATGTAAAGAGGATCTTCCACAGGAGCTGAAGATCAAATTCCTATCAGAAGCCAG GATCCTGAAGCAGTATGACCACGCGAACATTGTGAAGCTGATAGGCGTCTGCACACAACGGCAGCCTATTTACATTGTGATGGAGCTAGTGCCAG GAGGGGACTTCTTGTCATTCCTCCGGAAGAAGAAGGAAGACCTGAAGACCAAACAGCTGGTGAAGTTTTCTTTAGATGCTGCTGCAGGAATGGCTTACCTCGAGCTCAAAAACTGCATCCACAG GGATCTGGCTGCCAGGAACTGTCTGGTGGGAGAGAGCAACCTGCTGAAGATCAGCGACTTTGGGATGTCGAGACAAGAGGACGATGGGATCTACTCGTCGTCCGGCCTCAAACAGATCCCCATCAAGTGGACGGCTCCAGAGGCATTAAATTATG GGAGATACAGCTCGGAGAGTGACGTGTGGAGCTATGGGATCCTCCTATGGGAAACGTTTAGTCTCGGAGTGTGTCCTTACCCTGGGATGACCAACCAGCAGGCCAGAGAGCAAGTGGAGAAAG GCTACAGAATGTCCTGTCCACAAAAGTGCCCTGATGAGGTTTACAAAGTCATGCAGAAGTGCTGGGAGTACAAGCCTGAAAACCGGCCAAAGTTTGCCGACCTTCAGAAAGAACTGGCCTCGGTCAAGAAAAAATAG
- the fer gene encoding tyrosine-protein kinase Fer isoform X3, producing MGFGRDLRNSHDGLLKLQDWELKLLETVKRFMTLRVKSDKEYASLLLNISQQVEKHDNSSQMDYISNVSKSWAHVVQQTEQLSKIMKCHAEELNSGPLHRLTMMIKDKQQVKKSYQSIHTQIESEMNKVTKSDLEKLKGTYRQLTKDAHSAKEKYREAMVKGKEPEKARERYDKTTMKLHNLHNQYVLAVRSAQLHQEHYHDTTLPLLLDSLQKMQEEMICALKGILEEYSEITSLLTDEIVKVHKEIHTSIDQIDPVSEYEHFIEVYSPTDRLSKVKPTLPRSHTSRLKLIDEGSYFQTRPD from the exons ATGGGGTTCGGACGGGACCTGCGGAACTCCCACGACGGGCTGTTGAAGCTGCAGGACTGGGAGCTGAAGCTGCTGGAGACGGTGAAGCGCTTCATGACGCTACGGGTGAAGAGCGACAAGGAGTacgcctctctcctcctcaacatCAGCCAGCAGGTGGAAAAGCACGACAACTCCTCCCAGATGGACTACATCAGCAACGTCTCCAAG TCTTGGGCCCACGTGGTCCAGCAGACGGAACAGCTGAGTAAAATCATGAAGTGTCACGCGGAGGAGCTGAACTCGGGCCCTCTGCACAGACTCaccatgatgatcaaagacaagcAGCAGGTCAAGAAGAGCTACCAGAGCATCCACACACAGATCGAGTCCGAGATGAACAAG GTGACAAAAAGTGACCTAGAAAAGTTAAAGGGCACTTATAGACAATTGACAAAGGATGCCCACAGTGCCAAAGAAAAATACAGAGAAGCAATGGTGAAAG GCAAGGAGCCAGAGAAGGCGAGGGAGCGCTACGACAAGACCACTATGAAGTTGCACAACCTCCACAACCAGTACGTGCTGGCGGTGCGGAGCGCCCAGCTCCACCAGGAGCACTACCACGACACCACGCTGCCCCTCCTCCTCGACTCCCTGCAGAAGATGCAGGAGGAGATGATCTGTGCACT GAAAGGGATTTTGGAGGAATACAGTGAAATTACCAGTCTCTTAACTGATGAAATAGTGAAGGtccacaaagaaatacacacGTCCATCGACCAAATTGACCCTGTGTCAGAGTATGAACACTTCATTGAGGTCTACAG ccccacagataggctatccaaagtcaaaccaactttgccacggtcacacaccagccggctgaagctaattgaCGAAGGAAGCTACTTCCAGACTCGACCTGAttag